The following coding sequences are from one Seonamhaeicola sp. ML3 window:
- a CDS encoding toxin-antitoxin system YwqK family antitoxin — translation MKFTILLLLFSTYSGFSQKIKFNLFLKDSCSNEIERSVNYHLEKDGIQYNISDFDGTVILLTKGEYQLVASEIGEVRKIVIDKLINSDTLNKPKIQEYIKKSNFSFKKGTSREQLKKLGILPNYKFMNCEKVCDGIEIDYYSNGKIRLKAEFKSGIVIGELKRYYQNGKIKEVSVYDNDGILIKKTLFNESGEIKKE, via the coding sequence ATGAAGTTTACTATTTTATTATTACTATTTTCCACGTACTCTGGGTTTAGTCAAAAAATTAAATTCAATCTCTTCTTAAAAGATTCTTGCTCAAACGAAATTGAAAGAAGTGTAAACTATCATCTTGAAAAGGACGGAATTCAATATAATATATCGGACTTTGATGGAACAGTAATTCTCTTAACAAAAGGCGAATATCAACTTGTAGCGAGCGAAATTGGAGAAGTACGCAAAATTGTAATTGATAAACTAATAAATTCAGATACTTTAAATAAGCCCAAAATCCAAGAGTATATAAAAAAATCAAACTTTTCCTTTAAGAAAGGTACAAGTCGTGAACAACTAAAAAAACTTGGAATACTTCCTAACTATAAGTTTATGAATTGCGAAAAGGTTTGTGATGGAATTGAAATTGATTATTACTCCAATGGTAAAATCCGATTGAAAGCAGAATTTAAAAGCGGAATTGTAATTGGTGAACTAAAAAGGTATTATCAAAATGGAAAAATAAAAGAAGTTTCTGTTTATGATAATGATGGAATTTTAATTAAAAAAACTCTGTTTAACGAAAGTGGAGAAATAAAAAAAGAATAA
- a CDS encoding DNA translocase FtsK: MAKSKKTAKKTTKKKLKAPSFKLNNQQKLIFGSLLVIIGVVLFISFVSFFFTGNADQSTLTEFSTKAVKAENWLSKLGALLSDFFIYKGFGVASFIFAGLFFLSGVYILMNLPKSRLRKHWFWGSLIVIWLSILFGFFADKNNLLGGVIGYEINSYLQVYIGKIGTSLLLLFGLITYLAIRFRITFESITSLFSKAKKDIKNEFSDLKEDTIIPVDNNLSEEAEAIKSAFEVSLDNTADTPSKTEPKKVEPVKVEPVKVDVAPQVEEEDNNIEIKVEEVAEELSETDNLANKLVEDFGQFDPTLELSNYKFPPLDLLKKYDTEGITINQEELEENKNRIVETLSNYKIGIASIKATIGPTVTLYEIVPDAGIRISKIKNLEDDIALSLSALGIRIIAPIPGKGTIGIEVPNKNATIVSMRSVISSKKFQESKMQLPIALGKTISNETFVVDLAKMPHLLMAGATGQGKSVGLNAVLTSLLYKKHPAEVKFILVDPKKVELTLYNKIERHYLAKLPDSEEAIITDNTKVINTLNSLCIEMDNRYELLKNAMCRNIAEYNAKFKARKLNPNDGHQFLPYIVLVVDEFADLIMTAGKEVETPIARLAQLARAIGIHLIIATQRPSVNVITGIIKANFPARIAFRVTSKIDSRTILDGAGADQLIGRGDMLYTQGNDMIRIQCAFVDTPEVEKITDYIGAQKAYPDAYLLPEYVGEESGTGLDIDIADRDKLFKEAAVVIVTAQQGSASLLQRKLKLGYNRAGRLIDQLEAAGIVGPFEGSKARQVLIPDLIALDQHLENEQ; this comes from the coding sequence ATGGCTAAGAGCAAGAAGACAGCTAAAAAAACAACCAAAAAAAAACTTAAAGCCCCAAGTTTTAAACTAAACAATCAACAAAAACTCATTTTTGGGAGCTTGTTGGTTATTATAGGTGTTGTTCTGTTCATCTCTTTCGTTTCTTTTTTCTTTACTGGTAATGCTGATCAAAGTACACTTACTGAATTTTCAACCAAAGCAGTAAAAGCCGAAAACTGGTTAAGTAAATTAGGAGCCTTGTTAAGCGACTTCTTCATTTATAAAGGTTTTGGAGTAGCTTCATTCATTTTTGCTGGTCTGTTTTTCCTTTCGGGAGTTTACATTTTAATGAACCTCCCTAAGTCGAGATTAAGAAAACATTGGTTTTGGGGAAGTCTTATTGTAATTTGGTTATCCATTTTGTTTGGATTTTTCGCTGATAAAAATAATTTGCTTGGCGGTGTAATAGGCTATGAGATAAATAGTTACCTTCAAGTGTATATTGGTAAAATAGGTACTTCACTATTATTGTTATTTGGACTAATTACGTATCTGGCCATTCGATTTAGAATCACATTCGAAAGTATAACGTCTCTATTTTCTAAAGCAAAAAAAGATATTAAAAACGAGTTCTCCGATTTAAAGGAGGATACTATAATCCCTGTGGACAACAACTTATCGGAAGAAGCCGAGGCCATTAAATCGGCTTTTGAAGTATCCTTAGACAATACCGCAGATACACCCAGCAAAACAGAACCTAAAAAAGTTGAACCTGTAAAAGTTGAACCTGTAAAAGTTGACGTAGCACCTCAAGTAGAAGAGGAAGACAATAATATTGAAATAAAAGTTGAAGAAGTCGCTGAAGAGCTCTCTGAAACTGATAATCTAGCCAATAAATTGGTTGAAGATTTCGGGCAGTTCGACCCTACATTAGAGTTGAGTAATTATAAATTTCCGCCTTTAGATCTTCTTAAAAAGTACGACACCGAAGGTATTACCATAAACCAAGAAGAATTAGAAGAAAACAAAAACCGAATTGTTGAAACCTTAAGTAACTACAAGATTGGTATTGCTAGTATAAAAGCAACTATTGGCCCAACGGTTACGCTTTATGAAATTGTACCAGATGCGGGAATACGTATTTCTAAAATTAAAAATTTAGAAGACGATATCGCCCTATCCCTATCTGCGTTAGGAATCCGAATCATAGCGCCTATTCCGGGTAAAGGCACTATTGGTATTGAGGTCCCCAATAAAAATGCGACCATCGTTTCTATGCGTTCGGTAATTTCGTCTAAAAAATTCCAAGAATCTAAAATGCAATTACCTATTGCTCTTGGAAAAACCATCAGCAATGAAACCTTTGTAGTAGACCTTGCCAAGATGCCCCATTTACTTATGGCTGGTGCTACAGGTCAAGGTAAATCTGTTGGATTAAATGCCGTGCTTACATCGTTGTTGTACAAAAAGCACCCTGCCGAAGTAAAGTTTATTTTGGTAGACCCGAAAAAAGTGGAGCTCACACTCTATAATAAAATTGAACGTCATTACTTAGCCAAACTTCCAGATAGCGAAGAAGCCATTATTACAGACAATACAAAGGTTATTAATACACTTAACTCGCTTTGTATTGAAATGGACAATCGTTACGAATTGCTCAAAAATGCTATGTGTAGAAACATAGCAGAGTATAATGCTAAGTTTAAAGCGAGAAAGTTAAACCCTAACGACGGACACCAATTTTTACCATACATTGTTTTGGTGGTAGATGAGTTTGCCGATTTAATAATGACGGCAGGTAAAGAGGTTGAAACTCCTATTGCCCGTCTGGCTCAATTGGCACGAGCCATTGGTATTCATTTAATCATTGCTACACAGCGGCCATCGGTTAACGTTATTACGGGTATAATTAAAGCTAATTTCCCAGCCAGAATTGCTTTCAGGGTAACCTCTAAAATAGATTCTAGAACCATTTTAGATGGCGCTGGAGCTGACCAATTAATAGGTCGAGGTGATATGCTCTACACACAAGGAAATGACATGATTCGTATACAATGTGCTTTTGTAGATACGCCTGAAGTTGAAAAAATAACCGACTACATCGGGGCTCAAAAAGCCTACCCAGACGCCTACCTTTTACCAGAATATGTTGGCGAAGAAAGTGGCACAGGTCTTGATATAGATATTGCAGACAGAGATAAGCTATTTAAAGAAGCAGCTGTAGTGATTGTTACGGCACAGCAAGGATCGGCTTCTCTTCTGCAAAGAAAATTAAAATTAGGATATAATAGAGCTGGTAGATTAATAGACCAATTGGAAGCAGCCGGTATCGTTGGACCATTTGAAGGCAGTAAAGCTAGACAAGTGTTAATACCAGACTTAATAGCTCTAGACCAGCACTTAGAAAATGAACAATAA
- a CDS encoding outer membrane lipoprotein carrier protein LolA, with product MTLKHLLAFFTLALLSIHGFAQDSGKALLDEVSKNVRSYENISIDFKYTLENTAENIKQETRGDVILQGDKFKLNILGITQLFDGSKLYIISPEDEEVTISSQDEDEEDAITPNKMLSFYEEGYTYTLDIQQNINGRKIQYVKLVPIDSNSELKSILLGIDSKTKNIYNLIQIGKNGSKTTLTVNSFKTNQPFSKTLFTFDADKYQDYYINNLD from the coding sequence ATGACACTGAAACACCTTTTAGCCTTTTTTACTTTAGCCCTTCTTTCAATTCATGGGTTCGCTCAAGATAGCGGAAAAGCGCTTTTAGACGAAGTATCCAAAAATGTAAGGAGCTACGAAAATATTTCTATAGACTTTAAATACACGCTAGAGAACACCGCAGAAAACATTAAGCAAGAAACTAGAGGTGATGTGATTTTGCAAGGCGATAAGTTTAAACTGAACATACTAGGAATCACTCAGTTATTTGATGGCAGTAAACTTTACATTATTAGCCCCGAAGACGAAGAGGTAACTATATCTTCTCAAGATGAAGATGAAGAGGATGCCATTACACCCAATAAAATGTTGTCGTTCTATGAAGAAGGCTATACCTATACTCTGGACATACAGCAAAACATTAACGGTAGAAAAATACAATATGTAAAATTGGTGCCTATCGATTCTAATTCAGAACTAAAAAGCATTTTGTTGGGAATCGATTCGAAAACCAAAAACATATACAACCTTATTCAAATTGGTAAAAATGGCTCAAAAACAACCTTAACGGTGAATTCTTTTAAAACAAATCAGCCTTTTTCAAAAACCTTATTTACCTTTGATGCCGATAAATATCAAGATTATTACATCAATAACTTAGATTAA
- a CDS encoding LptF/LptG family permease, whose product MKILDRYILTTYLKTFISVFLILILIFILQTLWLYIKELAGKDLDLFIIIKVLLYILPSLIPLILPLTILVSSIMVFGSFAENYEFAAMKSTGISLQRAMAGLSIFIVGLAITTFFFSNNVIPWSKLKSYNLRRNIAKLKPAMAIAEGQFNEIMNYNIKVESKSGDNDQYLEDVIIHIKGPDGRQNATTIKSKTGELVSSEDSDVLKLVLYDGNYYSDISPSKPEEYETRPFAKSTFEKYIINIDLSDLNNVDLDEETRTDKYDMLSINGLQKAIDSLENRRENDLNSLAKILIQRSNVVVNEAKSLKGKIANTAVKENKPTDSIYEGEILDLFNTRKKLEMVELASRGLVSAKQIISTKKNSFKKSRSELNKHYISLNEKFALGFACIILFFVGAPLGALIRKGGIGLPMVIAILLFLTYHFIGIFATNSAKNGEFSPIFASWFSTLIMLPLSIFLTRRATADRKIFEGDGLFEFLKKIFKIKKKEVVLDTSTFDIQDSEYEVLNSYENNKLISIVKNHKEFGYRFIYRNTALSILNKRGITDEQLKFSGNFNNREYEQKTNLRDKFEEDIKLSFILYIISLFTWLPGGVLNNNSYPTIGTVLLILGIITQVLFIIAFVKTCLSEYNYRKFIGKGITVNYILIYIIGIPLYFVVYFLFEKELKRDFDLEITKNNQDQTNAVILDEYSKSKAIDYKQHALFSIVLYTIGSILLISFFIFNNNKLQYLASASIQLSIVSYFLFFVYYFKSFFNLHKLYNHNRKKKPSILIFLLGVPLYVIVFVVLSGKIKQDLGISLK is encoded by the coding sequence GTGAAAATACTCGATAGATACATACTCACTACGTACCTTAAAACATTCATCAGTGTTTTTTTAATCTTAATACTGATTTTTATTTTACAAACGCTTTGGCTCTATATTAAAGAACTGGCTGGTAAAGATCTAGACCTTTTTATCATTATCAAGGTTTTGTTGTATATCTTACCTAGCCTTATTCCACTAATATTGCCCCTAACCATACTGGTATCCTCTATTATGGTTTTTGGAAGCTTTGCCGAAAACTATGAGTTTGCCGCCATGAAATCTACTGGTATTAGCTTACAAAGAGCTATGGCGGGACTCAGCATTTTTATTGTTGGGTTAGCAATAACAACTTTCTTTTTCTCTAACAATGTTATACCATGGTCTAAACTCAAATCCTACAATTTAAGGCGAAACATTGCCAAACTAAAACCTGCAATGGCCATTGCAGAAGGACAGTTCAATGAAATAATGAACTATAACATTAAGGTAGAAAGCAAAAGTGGTGATAACGACCAATACCTTGAAGATGTTATTATTCATATAAAAGGACCTGACGGCAGACAAAATGCCACGACCATTAAATCTAAAACTGGTGAACTGGTAAGTTCTGAAGACTCTGATGTTTTGAAACTGGTTCTATATGATGGTAACTACTATAGCGACATTTCCCCTTCTAAACCAGAAGAGTATGAAACTAGACCATTTGCAAAAAGTACATTTGAAAAATATATAATCAACATAGACTTATCTGATCTTAATAATGTAGACCTAGATGAGGAAACACGTACCGACAAGTATGACATGCTTAGTATTAACGGACTCCAAAAAGCTATAGATTCTCTGGAAAACAGAAGGGAAAACGACCTCAATTCACTCGCAAAAATTTTAATTCAGAGGTCTAATGTTGTGGTTAATGAGGCAAAATCGCTAAAGGGGAAAATTGCAAATACAGCGGTTAAAGAAAATAAACCTACTGACTCTATTTACGAGGGTGAAATCCTGGATTTATTTAACACCAGAAAAAAATTAGAAATGGTTGAGCTGGCCTCTAGAGGTCTTGTGAGTGCCAAGCAGATAATTTCAACCAAAAAAAATTCTTTTAAGAAAAGTCGATCTGAATTAAACAAACACTATATTTCCCTCAACGAAAAATTTGCATTAGGGTTCGCTTGTATAATTTTGTTCTTTGTTGGTGCGCCCCTAGGTGCTTTAATTCGAAAAGGAGGTATTGGTCTGCCTATGGTTATTGCCATACTCTTATTCCTAACGTACCATTTTATTGGTATTTTTGCCACCAATAGTGCTAAAAACGGAGAATTTAGTCCCATTTTCGCAAGTTGGTTTTCAACGCTAATCATGTTACCCCTCAGTATCTTTTTAACCCGAAGAGCAACAGCAGACAGAAAAATATTTGAAGGCGACGGACTTTTTGAGTTCTTAAAAAAGATATTTAAAATCAAGAAAAAAGAAGTTGTACTAGATACCTCTACTTTCGATATTCAAGACTCCGAATATGAAGTCTTGAACTCATACGAAAACAACAAACTTATTTCCATAGTAAAAAATCACAAGGAGTTTGGGTACAGATTCATTTATAGGAATACAGCCTTGTCCATATTGAACAAAAGAGGTATTACAGATGAGCAGTTAAAGTTTAGTGGTAATTTCAATAACAGGGAATACGAGCAAAAAACGAATTTAAGAGATAAGTTCGAAGAAGACATTAAACTTAGTTTTATTCTCTATATTATCTCGCTTTTTACCTGGCTACCTGGAGGTGTTCTAAACAATAACAGTTATCCTACCATCGGAACCGTACTCTTAATTCTAGGAATTATTACTCAAGTTTTGTTTATTATTGCTTTTGTAAAAACTTGTTTAAGCGAATACAACTATAGAAAGTTTATTGGAAAAGGGATTACGGTCAACTACATACTTATTTACATTATTGGTATCCCACTTTATTTTGTTGTTTATTTTTTATTTGAAAAGGAACTAAAAAGGGATTTCGATTTAGAAATTACTAAAAACAATCAGGACCAAACAAATGCCGTGATTCTGGATGAATACTCCAAAAGCAAGGCAATTGATTACAAACAGCATGCACTATTTTCAATTGTATTATACACAATAGGCTCTATACTATTAATCTCATTCTTTATATTCAATAATAACAAATTGCAATATTTAGCTTCTGCCTCCATACAACTTAGTATTGTTTCATACTTCTTATTTTTTGTGTATTACTTTAAATCTTTTTTTAATCTACACAAACTTTATAATCACAACAGAAAGAAGAAGCCTTCTATTCTTATTTTCCTTCTTGGAGTTCCTTTATATGTGATTGTCTTTGTCGTATTGAGTGGAAAAATAAAGCAAGACCTAGGCATTTCTTTAAAATAA
- the ribB gene encoding 3,4-dihydroxy-2-butanone-4-phosphate synthase, with the protein MTKEDIKQFKLNTIHEAIEDIRNGKVIIVVDDENRENEGDFVAAADKVTPEMINFMATHGRGLICTPLTENRCTELELNMMVRNNTDPMETAFTVSVDLRGGGVTTGISASDRAKTIKALIDHDTKPFELARPGHIFPLVAKEGGVLRRTGHTEAAIDFARLAGLKPAGVIVEIMSEDGTMARLPELFEIAKKLDLKIVSIEDLVAYRMQHDSLIQKKEDFQIETRFGSFRLRAYKQTTNNQVHIALTKGQWKDNEEVATRINSTLINNDILGTLTHNADQQLDRMFNKVNEEGKGAIIFINQESQSMNILKRLSYLKEHQSKEDVTKAPRINMDTRDFGIGAQILHDLNIHKLKLITNSSQTKRVGLIGYGLEIVEYVNY; encoded by the coding sequence ATGACTAAAGAAGATATAAAACAGTTTAAACTTAATACCATTCATGAAGCCATCGAGGATATCAGAAATGGTAAGGTTATAATAGTTGTTGATGATGAGAATAGGGAGAATGAAGGTGATTTTGTTGCTGCTGCAGACAAAGTAACTCCCGAGATGATTAACTTCATGGCAACACATGGTAGAGGTTTAATCTGTACACCCTTGACCGAGAATAGATGTACCGAGCTTGAGCTCAACATGATGGTTAGAAACAATACCGACCCCATGGAAACTGCCTTTACGGTATCTGTAGACCTTAGGGGAGGTGGTGTAACTACTGGTATCTCGGCTAGTGATAGAGCAAAAACTATAAAGGCCTTAATCGATCACGACACTAAACCTTTTGAATTGGCAAGACCTGGGCATATATTCCCATTGGTTGCCAAGGAAGGTGGTGTTTTAAGACGAACAGGTCATACAGAAGCTGCTATAGATTTTGCAAGATTAGCTGGATTAAAACCAGCAGGTGTTATTGTTGAGATTATGAGCGAAGACGGTACTATGGCCAGGCTTCCAGAGCTATTCGAAATTGCCAAAAAACTAGACTTAAAAATTGTTTCTATTGAAGATTTAGTGGCTTATAGAATGCAACACGATTCTTTGATCCAAAAGAAAGAAGATTTTCAAATTGAAACCCGTTTTGGTAGCTTTAGATTAAGAGCCTATAAGCAAACTACAAACAACCAAGTGCATATTGCCCTTACAAAAGGGCAATGGAAAGATAACGAAGAAGTCGCTACAAGAATTAACTCCACGCTAATTAATAATGACATTTTAGGGACGCTAACCCATAATGCCGACCAGCAGTTAGATAGAATGTTTAATAAAGTAAACGAAGAAGGTAAAGGCGCTATAATATTCATAAATCAGGAGTCGCAGTCCATGAATATTTTAAAACGCTTATCGTACTTAAAAGAGCACCAATCTAAAGAAGATGTTACCAAAGCACCAAGGATAAATATGGATACAAGAGACTTTGGAATTGGCGCCCAAATACTTCACGATTTAAATATTCACAAGTTAAAATTGATTACAAACTCGAGTCAAACCAAAAGAGTTGGTTTAATAGGTTATGGTTTGGAAATCGTGGAATACGTGAATTACTAA